In Streptomyces sclerotialus, one genomic interval encodes:
- a CDS encoding non-ribosomal peptide synthetase, whose amino-acid sequence MTAGNQSAARRRELLGLLLRRDGLASDTIGRASRDHPLPLSFAQQRLWVLDRLIGGSPVYTAPLAYRIRGPLAVSALRAAFTEVVARHEVLRTRFTTHGTEPVQVIDDPAPVPVTVADLTGQPDAETAARRLAREEAARPFDLESGPLLRVTLLAMAPDDHVLLLSMHHIVVDSWSLGVLFRELRTAYEAHLAGRACDLPELRVQYADFAAWQRSAATRERFAADLEHWVAALRDAPQIVTLPRDRPRPVVPTYKGAEHLFTVDGGTTAALRELAAAEHATLFMVLLAVLDALLARYTGEDDVVVGSPVAGRDLAELEPLIGFFINSVNLRTDLSGDPTFRELVGRVRRTALDAFDHQKLPFDMLVERLQPVRQLSVHPLHQISFQVTERNSRSADLLLAQVEGGVGEVAPTLPDVEVSAFPTGTGTNHFDLAMGLAEGPDGLVARLEYSTDLYDAETIERFGDSFRTFARAAVAAPDTPVSQLPLLSERERVRVLEEWNDTARPDADQSCLHDLIAGQARSRPERIAVRDADRELTYGRLDACANALAHRLRALGAGPERIVAVCAERSVEAVVALVGVMKAGAVVVVLDPEQPESRLRHLLADTGALAVVTQREGRPGLPRDVVPVVELDPDLKALTGLPTTAPVTGVTPDNIAHAVYTSGSTGEPKCILTPHRGAANLIACDTAEYGLGPGDRLLQKAPFTFDASMWEVIWPLTAGATVVVARPGGQRDPDYLARLIQDEQVTLVHFVPVMLRAFLGTPRAAQCTSLRQVHCGGEAITPGLVDRFHEVLPGVELHNQYGPAEVSGQTNFWRLEPGITRVPLGRAAWNTRMYVLDRHGAPVPQGVTGELYLAGTGVARGYHGKPGLTAERFLPDPFGRPGSRMYRTGDLVRWIGDGNLEFVGRADHQVKIRGFRIEPGEVEGHLTAHPEVREAVVVARSGPSGDNRLVAYVVAADESVVPRLRAHLTERVPEYMVPSVIVRLDALPLNRNGKVDQRALPEPAVTAREALVRPRTREERVFADIWCAVLGLDEVGADENFFALGGDSLRAIDVASRAGAAGYRITPNQLFRHQVLADLAAEATLSEDGTAPVAEQEEITGRSPLTPVQHAFFAEGDPERDHLTQYTVLDLAPGLEPSTVDAALDALVAHHDQLRAAFFRTDDGWVQEIRPHKPRHHIEHLEPAAGVEAALRHAVDGFDLGAGVVLRATLTGRILVLAVHHLCVDVVSWRVLLEDLVTLCQGGDLPPKTTSFRTWANRLHERAADPELGREAETWRALLPTVPRPLPRERGKPGEAGTREAMAVVGAELSEEATRALFAEVPAAFQAEAKDTVLAALALALRRWTGSPDVLVDVEGHGREPLFTDVDLTRTVGWFTAVHPVAVRVDDQEDVVGCLAAVREAAAAVPGRGIGYGLLSGLGADGLLAGLARAEVQLNYLGRTDDTGSGHDRFTPVGEPVRALGASTRPRPYPVEVVAWVAGDRLRVAVSYDTGAFEATSMEAVAAGIVTALAEIAGAAARPDTGFRIGADFPLAGLSTADLARQFGSCRGIEDIYPLSPVQEGILFHTVQGGDSRLYTTRLSWRAGELDPDAFTQAWQETASRVPVLRTRVMWRLVDRPLQVVSERVRFPVARLDWSARPAAERDRALDELLTAGREFDLEQGPLVRITLIDEGPDGWRVLMEAHHLVIDGWSSAILVDDVLTLYRAIRDDAPVRRPARRPFRDYLAWLADQDRTPDQQFWTRYLAGFTRPTPLPPGRDPGGPGGHELYDVGLPAGLGERLTAFVRAARLTRNTVFQAAWGLVLACHARTDDVVFGATVSGRSGLAGIEQMIGMFINTLPLRVRIRSAGPLDGWLRDIQEARGRMPSEHTPLTTVARCAEVSRRQPLFSTVVVFENYPVADEVRAALHGGGPAGALRVADSNNYPLTLIVEDGPQPAVRLMFDNGRFDRDQVDRVGRGLTAALTAITDPACTSLADVMTRIDATRAS is encoded by the coding sequence ATGACGGCAGGAAATCAGTCGGCGGCGCGCCGCCGGGAACTCCTCGGTCTGCTCCTGCGCCGCGACGGTCTCGCGTCGGACACGATCGGGCGGGCCTCTCGCGATCACCCGCTTCCCCTCTCCTTCGCCCAGCAGCGGCTGTGGGTACTGGACCGGCTGATCGGGGGCAGCCCCGTTTACACCGCCCCGCTGGCCTACCGGATACGCGGGCCGCTCGCCGTGTCCGCGCTGCGTGCCGCGTTCACCGAAGTGGTCGCGCGGCACGAGGTGCTGCGCACCAGGTTCACCACGCACGGCACCGAACCCGTGCAGGTGATCGACGATCCGGCGCCGGTTCCGGTCACCGTGGCCGACCTGACCGGGCAGCCCGACGCCGAGACGGCGGCGCGCCGACTGGCCCGCGAGGAGGCGGCGCGGCCCTTCGACCTCGAAAGCGGGCCGCTGCTGCGCGTCACCCTGCTCGCCATGGCCCCCGACGACCACGTGCTGCTGCTGAGCATGCATCACATCGTCGTCGACAGCTGGTCGCTGGGCGTACTCTTCCGTGAACTGCGCACCGCTTACGAGGCCCACCTCGCGGGGCGCGCCTGCGACCTCCCCGAACTGCGCGTGCAGTACGCCGACTTCGCCGCATGGCAGCGCTCCGCGGCCACCCGCGAACGCTTCGCTGCCGACCTGGAGCACTGGGTCGCGGCCCTGCGCGACGCGCCGCAGATCGTCACCCTGCCGCGGGACCGGCCCCGCCCGGTCGTGCCCACGTACAAGGGCGCTGAGCACCTGTTCACGGTGGACGGCGGGACCACCGCGGCGCTGCGGGAGCTGGCGGCGGCGGAGCACGCCACGCTGTTCATGGTGCTGCTCGCGGTGCTGGACGCGCTCCTGGCCCGCTACACCGGGGAGGACGACGTGGTCGTCGGCTCGCCGGTGGCCGGGCGCGACCTCGCTGAGCTGGAGCCGTTGATCGGGTTCTTCATCAACAGCGTCAACCTCCGTACCGACCTGTCGGGCGACCCCACCTTCCGCGAACTGGTCGGCCGGGTCCGGCGTACGGCGCTGGACGCCTTCGACCACCAGAAGCTGCCGTTCGACATGCTGGTCGAACGGCTGCAGCCGGTGCGGCAGCTGAGCGTCCACCCGCTTCACCAGATCAGCTTCCAGGTCACCGAGCGGAACAGCCGGTCGGCGGACCTGCTGCTGGCCCAGGTCGAGGGCGGCGTGGGCGAGGTCGCGCCGACCCTGCCGGACGTCGAGGTGTCCGCGTTCCCCACCGGTACCGGCACCAACCACTTCGACCTCGCCATGGGACTGGCCGAAGGGCCGGACGGACTGGTGGCGCGGCTGGAATACTCGACCGACCTCTACGACGCGGAAACCATCGAACGCTTCGGGGACAGCTTCCGCACCTTCGCCCGGGCCGCGGTCGCCGCCCCCGACACCCCGGTCTCCCAGCTGCCGCTGCTCAGCGAGCGGGAGCGGGTCCGGGTGCTGGAGGAGTGGAACGACACGGCGCGGCCCGACGCCGACCAGTCCTGCCTGCACGACCTGATCGCCGGACAGGCCCGCAGCAGGCCGGAACGGATCGCCGTGCGCGACGCGGACCGTGAGCTGACGTACGGCCGGCTCGACGCCTGCGCCAATGCCCTGGCGCACCGGCTGCGCGCGCTCGGTGCCGGGCCGGAGCGCATCGTCGCGGTCTGCGCCGAGCGGTCGGTGGAGGCTGTCGTCGCGCTCGTGGGGGTGATGAAGGCCGGCGCTGTCGTCGTCGTCCTCGACCCGGAGCAGCCGGAGTCGCGGCTGCGCCACCTGCTGGCCGACACCGGCGCCCTGGCCGTGGTCACACAGCGCGAAGGGCGGCCCGGCCTGCCGCGGGACGTCGTCCCCGTCGTCGAGCTGGACCCGGACCTGAAGGCGCTGACGGGCCTGCCCACCACCGCACCGGTCACCGGCGTGACTCCCGACAACATCGCGCACGCCGTCTACACGTCCGGCTCGACGGGCGAGCCCAAGTGCATCCTCACCCCGCACCGCGGTGCGGCGAACCTCATCGCGTGCGACACCGCCGAGTACGGCCTCGGCCCCGGCGACCGGCTGCTGCAGAAGGCACCGTTCACCTTCGACGCGTCCATGTGGGAGGTGATCTGGCCGCTGACCGCGGGCGCCACCGTCGTCGTCGCCCGCCCCGGAGGCCAGCGGGACCCGGACTACCTGGCCAGGCTCATCCAGGACGAGCAGGTGACGCTGGTCCACTTCGTGCCCGTGATGCTGCGCGCGTTCCTCGGTACGCCGCGGGCCGCGCAGTGCACGTCGTTGCGGCAGGTGCACTGTGGCGGCGAGGCGATCACACCGGGCCTGGTGGACCGCTTCCACGAGGTGCTGCCAGGGGTGGAGCTGCACAACCAGTACGGGCCGGCCGAGGTGTCGGGCCAGACGAACTTCTGGCGGCTGGAGCCGGGAATCACCCGCGTCCCGCTCGGGCGCGCGGCTTGGAACACGCGGATGTACGTCCTCGACCGGCACGGCGCCCCGGTGCCCCAGGGCGTGACCGGTGAGCTGTACCTGGCGGGCACGGGCGTGGCCCGTGGCTACCACGGCAAGCCCGGACTGACCGCCGAGCGGTTCCTGCCCGATCCTTTCGGCCGTCCCGGCAGCCGGATGTACCGCACCGGCGACCTGGTGCGCTGGATCGGTGACGGCAACCTGGAGTTCGTCGGCCGTGCCGACCACCAGGTGAAGATCCGCGGCTTCCGGATCGAGCCGGGGGAGGTGGAGGGGCACCTCACAGCCCACCCCGAGGTGCGGGAGGCGGTCGTCGTCGCCCGTAGCGGCCCGTCCGGGGACAACCGGCTCGTCGCCTACGTCGTGGCCGCGGACGAGTCCGTGGTCCCCCGGCTGCGCGCGCACCTGACCGAGAGAGTGCCCGAGTACATGGTGCCCAGCGTGATCGTGCGGCTCGACGCGCTGCCGCTCAACCGCAACGGCAAGGTGGACCAGCGGGCGCTGCCCGAGCCCGCCGTCACCGCGCGGGAGGCGCTGGTGCGGCCGCGCACCCGGGAGGAGCGGGTGTTCGCCGACATCTGGTGTGCGGTGCTCGGGCTGGACGAGGTCGGTGCCGACGAGAACTTCTTCGCCCTCGGCGGGGACTCGCTGCGGGCCATCGACGTGGCTTCGCGCGCCGGCGCTGCGGGTTACCGGATCACGCCCAACCAGCTGTTCCGGCATCAGGTCCTGGCCGACCTGGCCGCCGAGGCGACCTTGTCCGAGGACGGCACGGCACCGGTCGCGGAGCAGGAAGAGATCACCGGCAGGAGCCCGCTGACACCGGTCCAGCACGCCTTCTTCGCGGAGGGCGATCCGGAGCGCGATCACCTCACCCAGTACACGGTGCTCGACCTGGCGCCCGGCCTCGAGCCGTCCACCGTGGACGCCGCACTCGACGCACTGGTCGCGCACCACGACCAGCTGCGCGCCGCGTTCTTCCGGACCGACGACGGCTGGGTGCAGGAGATCCGCCCGCACAAGCCCCGGCACCACATCGAGCACCTGGAGCCGGCCGCCGGAGTCGAGGCCGCACTGCGCCACGCGGTCGACGGCTTCGACCTCGGTGCCGGCGTGGTCCTGCGCGCCACGCTGACCGGCCGGATCCTGGTGCTCGCCGTGCACCATCTGTGCGTGGACGTGGTGTCCTGGCGGGTGCTGCTGGAGGACCTGGTCACCCTTTGCCAGGGCGGCGACCTGCCTCCGAAGACCACGTCCTTCCGGACCTGGGCGAACCGGTTGCACGAGCGGGCCGCCGACCCGGAGCTCGGGCGGGAGGCGGAAACGTGGCGGGCACTCCTGCCCACGGTCCCGCGGCCGCTCCCGCGCGAGCGCGGCAAGCCGGGGGAGGCGGGCACGCGCGAGGCCATGGCGGTCGTCGGGGCCGAGCTCTCCGAGGAGGCCACCCGCGCCTTGTTCGCCGAGGTGCCTGCCGCCTTCCAGGCCGAGGCGAAGGACACCGTACTGGCGGCACTCGCGCTGGCGCTGCGGCGCTGGACCGGCTCACCGGACGTCCTCGTGGACGTGGAGGGCCACGGCAGGGAGCCGCTCTTCACCGATGTCGACCTGACACGCACCGTCGGCTGGTTCACCGCCGTGCATCCGGTCGCCGTACGGGTCGACGACCAGGAGGACGTGGTGGGCTGCCTGGCCGCGGTGCGGGAGGCGGCAGCGGCGGTGCCCGGCCGCGGCATCGGCTACGGTCTGCTGTCCGGCCTGGGCGCCGACGGCCTGCTGGCCGGGCTCGCCCGCGCCGAGGTACAGCTGAACTACCTGGGCCGTACGGACGACACCGGCTCCGGACACGATCGGTTCACCCCCGTCGGTGAGCCGGTGCGCGCTCTCGGTGCGAGCACCCGGCCCCGCCCCTACCCGGTCGAGGTCGTCGCGTGGGTGGCCGGTGACCGGCTGCGGGTCGCGGTGTCCTACGACACCGGGGCGTTCGAGGCGACGAGCATGGAAGCGGTGGCCGCCGGAATCGTCACGGCCCTGGCCGAGATCGCCGGGGCCGCCGCTCGTCCGGACACCGGCTTCCGCATCGGCGCGGACTTCCCGCTGGCCGGACTGTCCACTGCCGACCTGGCGCGGCAGTTCGGCTCGTGCCGGGGCATCGAGGACATCTACCCGCTCTCCCCGGTGCAGGAGGGCATCCTCTTCCACACGGTGCAGGGCGGTGACTCCCGGCTCTACACGACCCGCCTGTCCTGGCGGGCGGGCGAGCTGGACCCGGACGCGTTCACCCAGGCCTGGCAGGAGACGGCGAGCCGGGTGCCGGTGCTGCGGACCCGGGTCATGTGGCGGCTGGTGGACCGGCCGCTCCAGGTGGTCTCCGAACGGGTGCGGTTCCCCGTCGCCCGGCTGGACTGGTCCGCGCGGCCGGCCGCCGAACGGGACCGGGCGCTCGACGAACTGCTCACTGCCGGCAGGGAGTTCGACCTGGAGCAGGGCCCACTGGTGCGGATCACGCTGATCGACGAGGGCCCCGACGGATGGCGCGTGCTGATGGAGGCCCACCACCTGGTGATCGACGGGTGGAGCAGTGCGATCCTCGTCGACGACGTACTGACGCTGTACCGAGCCATCCGCGACGACGCTCCGGTGCGACGCCCGGCCCGCAGGCCGTTCCGCGACTACCTGGCCTGGCTGGCCGACCAGGACCGCACGCCGGACCAGCAGTTCTGGACGCGTTACCTGGCCGGATTCACCCGGCCCACCCCGCTGCCGCCCGGCCGGGACCCCGGTGGGCCCGGTGGCCACGAGCTGTACGACGTCGGACTGCCGGCGGGGCTCGGCGAACGGCTGACGGCGTTCGTCCGGGCCGCGCGGCTCACCCGCAACACCGTCTTCCAGGCCGCCTGGGGACTGGTCCTCGCCTGCCACGCCCGTACGGACGACGTGGTTTTCGGCGCCACCGTCTCCGGCCGGTCGGGACTGGCGGGCATCGAGCAGATGATCGGCATGTTCATCAACACGCTGCCCCTGCGCGTGCGTATCAGGTCCGCCGGTCCGCTGGACGGCTGGCTCCGCGACATCCAGGAAGCGCGGGGCCGGATGCCCTCGGAGCACACCCCGCTCACGACCGTCGCGCGCTGTGCCGAGGTCAGCAGGCGCCAACCGCTGTTCAGCACGGTCGTGGTGTTCGAGAACTATCCGGTCGCCGACGAGGTCCGGGCGGCCCTGCACGGCGGCGGCCCGGCCGGGGCGCTGCGGGTCGCGGACTCCAACAACTACCCGCTGACGCTGATCGTCGAGGACGGTCCCCAGCCCGCGGTGCGGCTGATGTTCGACAACGGCCGGTTCGACAGGGACCAGGTGGACCGCGTCGGGCGCGGCCTGACCGCCGCGCTGACCGCGATCACCGATCCGGCGTGCACCTCGCTCGCCGACGTCATGACCCGCATCGACGCCACCCGCGCGTCCTGA
- a CDS encoding serine hydrolase domain-containing protein translates to MFHDLADALEEMLPEILAATSTPGVAVALATSTELRGMGAGYADLAGGVPMTGSSSATAGSLSKPLVGLSLTRLAEAGEIEVDGPIAPFLPPGARPANPEAEQPITAGMLTAHIGGYRTDIIDAELTRPRPIAEYVALRHEAGTTPEYGGVCPLYGPPGRFAYSSFGMSVVGCAVEQVTGENYASYVDRSVFKALAMDSSALPTGSGQPSRWDELVDSAGHATGYMGFGPWCVPSPVYHSATYPGAGLVTSPLDYARLFQSLLRTGKGADGVVSPAGLEAMLRPRVTRSSPVTPDTFAGTGLEMSDPERDGRLWWWGHSAAYPWGYWWDARVYPHLDLVVVAMANKWDMMRLHNPADRNAAGIVAQWAARWAASGVPPRRERAVGRREAVTPGPAASAFMGAVTGERAYAALGLTGRFDAGTVRSMAERTRPYDGAATPGPDVDAFASGVADVAALAPDPELIRRYAREQGPEAALWALECGATAAEFPLPAPLFCAPHR, encoded by the coding sequence ATGTTCCACGACCTGGCCGACGCGCTGGAAGAGATGTTGCCGGAGATCCTGGCCGCCACGAGCACCCCCGGTGTGGCGGTCGCCCTCGCCACGAGCACCGAACTGCGGGGAATGGGCGCGGGGTACGCGGACCTGGCCGGCGGAGTGCCGATGACGGGCTCCTCGTCCGCGACCGCCGGCTCCCTGAGCAAGCCGCTGGTCGGGCTGTCGCTCACCCGCCTCGCCGAAGCGGGGGAGATCGAGGTGGACGGCCCGATCGCACCGTTCCTGCCCCCGGGTGCCCGGCCCGCCAACCCGGAGGCCGAGCAGCCCATCACGGCGGGGATGCTCACCGCGCACATCGGGGGCTACCGCACCGACATCATCGACGCCGAGCTGACCCGGCCCCGCCCGATCGCCGAGTACGTCGCGCTGCGCCACGAGGCCGGCACCACTCCGGAGTACGGCGGGGTGTGCCCGCTCTACGGCCCGCCGGGCCGGTTCGCCTACTCCAGCTTCGGGATGTCCGTGGTGGGCTGCGCCGTCGAGCAGGTCACGGGTGAGAACTACGCGTCCTACGTGGACCGTTCGGTCTTCAAGGCGCTGGCCATGGACTCCTCCGCCCTGCCCACCGGCTCCGGACAGCCGTCCCGGTGGGACGAGCTGGTGGACTCCGCCGGCCACGCCACCGGGTACATGGGGTTCGGGCCGTGGTGCGTACCCTCGCCCGTCTACCACTCGGCGACCTACCCGGGCGCGGGGCTGGTGACCTCACCCCTCGACTACGCCCGGCTGTTCCAGTCGCTGCTGCGTACCGGCAAGGGCGCGGACGGCGTGGTCAGCCCCGCGGGCCTGGAGGCGATGCTGCGCCCGAGGGTCACCCGGTCCAGCCCGGTCACCCCGGACACGTTCGCGGGGACGGGCCTGGAGATGAGCGACCCGGAGCGCGACGGCCGGCTGTGGTGGTGGGGCCACTCCGCCGCCTACCCGTGGGGGTACTGGTGGGACGCGCGGGTCTACCCGCACCTCGATCTGGTCGTGGTGGCCATGGCCAACAAGTGGGACATGATGCGACTGCACAACCCGGCCGACCGCAATGCCGCGGGCATCGTCGCCCAGTGGGCGGCGCGCTGGGCCGCCTCCGGTGTGCCGCCCCGCCGCGAGCGGGCCGTCGGCCGCCGGGAAGCGGTCACGCCCGGCCCTGCGGCGTCCGCGTTCATGGGTGCCGTCACAGGCGAGCGGGCCTATGCGGCACTCGGACTCACCGGGCGGTTCGACGCCGGCACCGTGCGGTCCATGGCGGAGCGCACCCGCCCGTACGACGGCGCGGCCACGCCCGGACCGGACGTCGACGCGTTCGCGAGCGGCGTCGCGGACGTCGCGGCCCTGGCACCCGATCCGGAACTCATCCGCCGGTACGCCCGCGAGCAGGGCCCCGAGGCCGCGCTGTGGGCGCTCGAATGCGGCGCCACCGCGGCGGAGTTCCCGCTGCCCGCTCCCCTCTTCTGCGCACCCCACCGATAA
- a CDS encoding long-chain-fatty-acid--CoA ligase: protein MYLTQPLHRARQQYPDRTATVHGGRARDFATHVDRVARLAAGLRALGVTSGDRVAMYALNSDRYLEHLMAVPWADAVLAPVNTRWAAPEVALALNDCDARVLIVDDAFAGTVPALRENCPGVRQVVYAGEGPAPEGCWDYEELIAASAPVPDARRQGDALAALFYTGGTTGAPKGVMLSHTNLLTSALGCLASGFLATPGGRFLHTAPMFHLGDLAHWVMQSVAGNTQVTLPGFDPPALLSALPEHGVTDLFLVPTMLRLLLDHPDFDPKALAGLRRLVYAASPMPRELLDRVVRLLPHVELVQAYGMTELSPAVTLLGPADHGGPHRYSAGRAAPHAEVRVATSDGEEAPAGQVGEILCRGGHVMQGYWGMPGPTTEAVRDGWMHTGDAGFLDPDGYLYVVDRIKDMIITGGENVWSAEVEDALHAHPCVSSCAVIGVPDDRYGERVHAVVVPAPGRRPTAAELDAHLRSRLAGYKVPRGYDFLDELPLSGAGKVLKHRLRDRYRTPAPPAGPVAGP from the coding sequence ATGTATCTGACCCAGCCACTGCACAGGGCCCGCCAGCAGTACCCGGACAGGACCGCCACCGTCCACGGCGGCCGCGCGCGTGATTTCGCCACCCACGTCGACCGCGTGGCCCGGCTGGCGGCCGGGCTGCGCGCGCTCGGCGTCACCTCCGGCGACCGGGTCGCCATGTACGCGTTGAATTCCGACCGCTACCTCGAACACCTCATGGCCGTACCGTGGGCGGACGCGGTACTCGCCCCGGTGAACACCCGGTGGGCCGCACCGGAGGTGGCGCTCGCACTGAACGACTGCGACGCCCGGGTGCTCATCGTGGACGACGCGTTCGCCGGTACGGTGCCGGCGCTGCGCGAGAACTGCCCGGGTGTCCGGCAGGTCGTGTACGCGGGCGAGGGCCCGGCCCCCGAGGGCTGCTGGGACTACGAGGAGCTGATCGCCGCGAGCGCACCGGTGCCGGACGCGCGCCGGCAGGGTGACGCGCTGGCCGCGCTGTTCTACACCGGCGGCACGACGGGTGCGCCGAAGGGCGTCATGCTCAGCCACACGAACCTGCTCACCTCTGCGCTGGGCTGCCTGGCATCGGGGTTCCTCGCCACCCCCGGCGGCCGTTTCCTGCACACCGCGCCGATGTTCCACCTCGGTGACCTCGCACACTGGGTCATGCAGTCGGTGGCGGGCAACACCCAGGTGACCCTCCCGGGCTTCGACCCGCCCGCGCTGCTCAGCGCGCTGCCCGAGCACGGCGTCACCGACCTGTTCCTGGTGCCGACGATGCTGCGGCTGCTGCTCGATCACCCGGATTTCGACCCGAAAGCCCTCGCCGGCCTGCGGCGACTGGTGTACGCGGCCTCGCCGATGCCGAGGGAGCTGCTGGACCGGGTGGTACGCCTGCTCCCGCACGTCGAACTGGTGCAGGCGTACGGCATGACGGAGCTGTCGCCCGCGGTCACCCTGCTCGGTCCCGCCGACCACGGCGGGCCGCACCGTTACTCGGCCGGCCGGGCCGCGCCGCACGCCGAGGTCCGCGTGGCCACCTCGGACGGCGAGGAGGCACCTGCCGGCCAGGTCGGGGAGATCCTCTGCCGGGGCGGGCACGTCATGCAGGGGTACTGGGGCATGCCCGGACCGACCACCGAGGCGGTACGGGACGGTTGGATGCACACCGGCGACGCGGGCTTCCTGGACCCCGACGGCTACCTGTACGTGGTCGACCGGATCAAGGACATGATCATCACCGGCGGCGAGAACGTCTGGTCCGCCGAGGTGGAGGACGCCCTGCACGCGCATCCCTGCGTATCGTCCTGCGCGGTGATCGGTGTCCCTGACGACCGGTACGGCGAACGGGTGCACGCCGTGGTGGTGCCGGCCCCCGGCCGGCGGCCCACGGCCGCCGAACTCGACGCCCACCTGCGCAGCCGGCTGGCGGGCTACAAGGTCCCGCGCGGCTACGACTTCCTCGACGAACTGCCGTTGTCCGGCGCGGGCAAGGTGCTGAAGCACCGGCTGCGTGACCGCTACCGGACCCCGGCGCCCCCGGCCGGTCCCGTAGCAGGCCCATAA